The following coding sequences lie in one Spirosoma sp. KUDC1026 genomic window:
- a CDS encoding glycosyltransferase family 9 protein, with protein sequence MITATKSPRFLISQTAFIGDVILATALLEQLHHAYPDAVLDMLVRKGNEGLLAKHPFLNEVLIWDKKGGKYKDLWRLLGVIRSRQYDVVLNLQRFGATGALTALSQAKTTIGFDKNPFSRFFTYQIEHRMEPGIHEIDRNLGLLRPLGVTGPAKRPKLYPSASDYEAVKAYQMQPYVCMAPMSVWFTKQYPAERWIELIRAFPEEYTIFLLGAPPDRAACDQILAQSGRPNGINLAGKLSLLQSAALQQSARMNYVNDSAPLHLCSAMNAPTTAIFCSTVPDFGFGPLADVSRVVQTHENLSCKPCNLHGRKKCPLGHFRCAWGIEQDELLTF encoded by the coding sequence ATGATAACCGCAACCAAATCGCCCCGGTTCCTGATCAGCCAAACCGCTTTTATTGGCGATGTTATTCTGGCAACCGCGCTGCTTGAACAACTCCACCATGCCTATCCAGATGCAGTGCTGGACATGCTGGTACGTAAAGGTAACGAAGGTCTGCTGGCAAAGCATCCATTTTTAAACGAGGTACTGATCTGGGATAAAAAAGGAGGTAAGTACAAAGATCTGTGGCGGCTACTTGGGGTTATTCGTAGTCGCCAGTATGATGTTGTTCTCAATTTGCAGCGCTTTGGCGCAACGGGGGCGCTCACGGCCTTGTCCCAGGCCAAAACAACGATTGGTTTCGACAAAAATCCCTTTTCCCGATTCTTTACGTACCAGATCGAACACCGGATGGAGCCGGGCATCCATGAGATTGACCGAAATCTGGGTCTGCTACGTCCCCTTGGCGTTACAGGTCCGGCCAAACGCCCTAAGTTGTATCCCTCAGCCAGCGATTACGAAGCCGTTAAAGCGTATCAAATGCAGCCGTACGTCTGCATGGCTCCCATGTCGGTCTGGTTTACGAAGCAATACCCTGCCGAACGCTGGATCGAACTGATCAGAGCTTTCCCTGAAGAATACACTATTTTTTTGCTGGGGGCGCCCCCGGACCGGGCCGCCTGCGATCAAATACTGGCTCAATCGGGCCGACCGAATGGTATTAATCTGGCGGGAAAGTTAAGTCTGTTGCAATCGGCGGCCTTGCAACAAAGCGCCCGGATGAATTACGTGAATGACTCAGCCCCGCTGCACCTTTGCTCGGCCATGAATGCGCCAACAACGGCCATTTTTTGCTCGACAGTGCCGGACTTTGGTTTTGGACCGCTGGCCGACGTATCGCGGGTGGTGCAGACGCACGAGAATCTTAGCTGCAAACCCTGCAACCTGCACGGCCGAAAGAAATGCCCACTTGGCCATTTCCGCTGCGCCTGGGGCATTGAGCAGGATGAACTGCTGACGTTTTAA
- a CDS encoding NAD-dependent epimerase/dehydratase family protein, with translation MKTVLLTGANGFLGGHLCRELLRRGYAVRAFVRPDSDRRALDDLSLDIWLGDLRDVDNVRAAVYGCDYVIHAGAATQVNPARSKDVVDTNIEGTAAVLAAALEGKIERFVFVGTANVFGFGSKEKPGNEGLPYMGERYGLDYMDSKRAATELVMQAVQEDGLPVVLVHPTFMIGPLDYKISSNALMLAVYRGDVAGIPVGGKNYIHVADVATATVNALTEGEIGESYILGNQNLSYREAFSLMADVMQVQPPALPVLPPIASAIGRLSDWKYKLTGKLAQLNSAMTAVANDSHYFNAAKAVKDLHLPQTPVRLAMEEAFTWFRQHKYL, from the coding sequence ATGAAAACGGTACTGTTAACCGGTGCAAACGGCTTTTTAGGGGGGCATCTGTGTCGGGAGCTGCTCCGGCGCGGTTATGCCGTTCGCGCCTTCGTGCGCCCCGACAGCGACCGTCGGGCACTTGATGATCTGTCCCTTGACATCTGGCTGGGCGATCTGCGTGATGTGGATAATGTTCGGGCTGCTGTGTACGGCTGTGACTACGTTATTCATGCCGGGGCTGCTACTCAGGTCAACCCCGCCCGTTCGAAGGACGTTGTCGACACAAATATTGAAGGAACAGCCGCTGTCCTGGCTGCTGCGCTCGAAGGTAAAATAGAGCGATTCGTCTTTGTTGGAACCGCGAATGTATTCGGTTTTGGCTCAAAGGAGAAGCCCGGTAACGAAGGATTGCCGTACATGGGCGAACGCTACGGGCTGGATTATATGGACAGCAAGCGGGCGGCTACGGAACTGGTTATGCAGGCGGTTCAGGAAGATGGCCTGCCGGTGGTGCTGGTGCATCCTACTTTCATGATTGGTCCTCTGGATTACAAGATTTCGTCGAATGCTCTGATGCTGGCTGTTTACCGGGGCGATGTCGCAGGCATACCCGTGGGCGGCAAGAATTATATTCATGTCGCCGACGTAGCAACGGCAACGGTCAACGCACTGACCGAAGGCGAAATAGGAGAATCCTACATACTGGGCAATCAGAACCTGAGCTACCGCGAAGCGTTTTCGCTGATGGCCGATGTCATGCAGGTTCAGCCACCGGCCTTGCCGGTATTGCCTCCAATCGCGTCGGCCATTGGTCGGCTCAGCGACTGGAAATACAAACTGACGGGTAAGCTGGCCCAGCTTAATTCGGCGATGACGGCTGTTGCAAACGATTCTCATTACTTCAACGCGGCCAAAGCTGTAAAAGACCTGCATTTACCCCAGACGCCGGTCCGACTGGCTATGGAGGAAGCCTTCACCTGGTTCCGACAGCACAAATACCTGTAG